The Pseudomonas sp. MPC6 nucleotide sequence CCCGCCCATGATTCTCGACTACAACCTGATCTGGGAAAACCTGCCGCTGTATTTCAACGGCGCCTTGTTGACCCTCAAAGTCCTGCTCATTTCCCTGGCCCTGGGTTTGGTACTGGCGATTCCACTGGCGCTGATGCGGGTGTCGCGATCGCCGCTGATCAACTTCCCGGCCTGGCTCTATACCTACGTGATTCGCGGCACGCCGATGCTGGTGCAATTGTTCCTGATCTATTACGGCCTGGCGCAGTTCGAAGCGGTGCGCCAAAGCGTGCTCTGGCCTTACCTCTCCAGCGCCACTTTTTGCGCCTGCCTGGCCTTCGCGATCAACACCAGCGCCTATAGCGCAGAGCTGCTGGCCGGCAGTTTGAAAGCCACCCCCCATGGCGAGATCGAAGCCGCCAGGGCCATGGGCATGTCACGCCTGACCCTGTATCGCCGGATTCTCATGCCGTCGGCCTTGCGCCGGGCCTTGCCGCAGTACAGCAACGAAGTGCTGATGATGCTGCAAACCACCAGCCTGGCCTCCATCGTCACCCTCGTCGACATC carries:
- a CDS encoding ABC transporter permease → MILDYNLIWENLPLYFNGALLTLKVLLISLALGLVLAIPLALMRVSRSPLINFPAWLYTYVIRGTPMLVQLFLIYYGLAQFEAVRQSVLWPYLSSATFCACLAFAINTSAYSAELLAGSLKATPHGEIEAARAMGMSRLTLYRRILMPSALRRALPQYSNEVLMMLQTTSLASIVTLVDITGAARTVSSRFYLPFEAFITAGLIYLVLTFILVRLFKLAERRWLAYLAPRKH